The DNA window AAGCGCTAAATAACTTACACAAGAAATAACTCAAACAACCACGAAAAGATTAAATAACAATTATAGCAAGTTCACCCATACCCCTAGATGTCAACCtaacaaaacatgaaagataAGTTAACAAgaaccaaacttgtattataactaacCATAAGAATCTTTACAAGAAACAAAGTGACAGGAGAAATGTCACAATTGTCACATGAGTCTCAAGCTTCTCCACCTTCATGCTCAACTTCATCTATACTTAGTTACATACAAAGCTAGAATGAAACTAACTATATTAATTAATGTACTAAGAAAATTCTTCTAAAAGACTACATTTTTTTTGTAGATCCTCTAGGTTCAAAAGTTACATAACAATCATGAGAAATAACTCAAACAGCCAAGAAAAGATCACATAACAATCATAACGAGTTCATTTACACCCCTAGGTATCAAACtgacaaaacatgaaagataAAGGAAGAAgaaccaaacttgtattataaataAACATAAGAATCGATACAAAAAACAAAATGATAAGAGAAATGTCACCCTTCTTACATAAGTTTAAGCTTCTCCATCTTCATTCTCAACTTCATCTACACTTAGTTATATACAAAAATTGGATGAAACTAACTATGCTAATCTACACTAATTAATGAACTCAACAAATTCTAGAGGAAGGCTACacattttttgtaatttttcaaggttcaaaagttacaaaaaaaaattcaacaaaggcCCTATTTATAgaagataaaatctccaaacAATCATGTTTCAAGTTGTGCAAATTGTACCTTGAGATTCCCCAAAGTTAATTCTCCATGTCACCAAGATGCTTCTTGCACTTTTCAGTTaaaatttattcataaaattggtcaaaagataGTAAAAAAGAGCTGCAAATTGAACTACAACAAGATCTAGCAGTATGGTAGCTGAAATATAAACATGTAATGTCAAAATATGGACGATTGCCTACACGTTATCCCGCCTTTTGTCCTCCCTTGCAAGTTTGCATTTTTCTGATGATTTTGGAAATTGTTCTATTTTTGCATCAATTTCAATTGCAAATTTCTCGATGATGGAATCCGAACTAACTCTTtcacaaaacataaaaattgtagtCCTTTGAGTTGGCATTTTAGTGAATTAAAATTATCTCATTTGGAGCTctataaaaatttcttatttttatcgaatattattggtttaattaaatatctattcacccgttttctccaaataatttatttcaaccattttaaatccattcgtatggaacaatgtcttcctTATATTTTAAATgttccgttagcaaatttaatttttcggaaGTTCGTTTAAGTGAGGAATAATGAGTACACGTGTTTCGAGGTGATATTCTATCCGAGAGTACAATTATCTTGaggaattaagaatgatcaatggtagattaaaaaaagttaattgaggaattaaaggTGAATGAGCTCTATTTAAGCGCATACCGCTCGCTCGCACGTCAATAGTTTTTCGAAAGACGCGCTGAtacaaattaattggagatttgagaaagaaatgctagactcatgtgaggactcatgtttttattactaaaataggtaaattttatGTCtaattaccctagtattagttagttatatcatcgttataagaatttcttagaaatttcactttatcgcgcacaagtTGGAAATtcgcgttttcgcgcgcgcgactaattgaaagattttagaaattattgttagactattaaaaatgaataataatagtgatAAAGGAAgtgtattagaggtttagtgcacaagtgaaacaaacccgagaggaaacgggcacgaaacgcccgcgtacgcgcactattggagagttgacttttgtgcacttAAAGCTTGCACCtaccaagcttctccaagaagctttgCATCAGCTccatctctctcttttctctctcaaagcAGCCGAACAACctcaaggaagaagaaggaacCAAAACTCcatctcatctcactcaatcttgcaCCTTTTCACCTTAAATTCACCGTACAAACTTAAAacaacttggagatcatcttggacTAGGAAGAGGGCTTCATTCTCCtagttttcttggagcttcCAGTGGTCAAAAATTCTGAGTTCATCAACCAAAGAGGTAGTGAATCATCcaacccttgaatcttagttttaTTGAGTTAAATTAcacttagaagcttgtagcttcatgtgggtaatTTTGGTTGtttgaaaatcatgtgagtggggCTCTATAAAATCTCACAATGGACTTGATGGAttgatatgatgattttggatgttatttatattgattaagtgttaaactaGTGGTTATATGTtgaaaaaagtggaaagaaattCAAAGGAAAACCAAAGGGAGGAAGGGACCAAATCTGCCCTGTTATTGCCGCAGCCTTAGTGCaatttttttgtgatcaaattaccttgattttgatgtagatatgttgtaaaGGTTTTGTGAAAAGTTTTCACCAAaactcacttgatttggttagCCAAAAGTTGCATTTTCGAAAATTCTTCAAAGCTGGAAACGAGTAATAGGGGTTACCTGGCAGCAAACcataactttttgctccgacgtcaaaattgagttccgtttgtggcatttgaaactagacacttctaGTTTTCTAACAATATAAAGTGCATCCCCTGATTCaacttgagtgaaccgtaccaaCCTTTCAAATTTACCTATCCTGTTTCTCAGCTGTGTTAGAGAACCTGTTATGTGTTGGaaattgttgcttgaatttgagttaGCTATGGACTGAATATTAAAACattttcttctaagaaattgtatcTCTATAAATGTAGTTTCCAACATCACCAACCACACCCAATtacaagttgaattgagtgagttgtgtcCGAATTACAGACCTGcttcaaagaaagaaaaccctaattttgggctAGCCAATGGCTTATCTTGAATGGgatttgttattttgaaactcttagtgttaatcacctaccaaatatattttggatgtttctagaccttgtcttcataaatgaaccagatTTGAGTCGATTCCATCAgccaaaagttagaaaaaaaaaaaaggaaaacagaagtacgagacagatttgtcttggaaattcttgaaatcttagtggtcttgttaactgaccttccgtacgaatttttgtatgaaatttgacagagaaatagcccttatatggtagtgtaatgataccaaatttggtgccattcgaAGTTCATCTCGATGCCCAACTGAAGTTCCAAAGcttatgtttcaaatctggaaattcttgttcAGTAAGAAattttgaaccaactttgagctgctacaTCATGGCGCTCAAAATTCCGATTCTTGTTTcgtttattgtgttttaaactttaattataactctaattgagtttcaaattttagaggctagttcgcattctatgaatttttctgaatttccaaaatttatcaaaaatcaACCCCGAATATGTCCGGGGAGTTCAAATTAGCAAttttaagccaaaatttgagtatctttcattttgaatcatggaaacATGCCTTCCAGAAACTTTTaatactttggaaatagtttcgAATGGTACCAaggtttccaattttggacttacggaGTGTGagatgtgatttttcaaagattgcacctcaaatctggaatttttgaacttaaaggaaattgggTTTTTAGAACTCcccattttccttcgatatttCTTGATCGtgttacacttgatttcaaagataaaaatcagattttttttgtatatttaaatcccacttttgagcctcgatttatgAGAAATTAAGACtcatttttatgattttttttagctTATACAAGTGTACAATCGTCCTTGATAATTAGCATTTTTAAGTGATAGTGAGTGACCGTTAATTATcctttgctcaggcactcaaggagaCCGTCAAAAGGATCTCACTGTGGATGCCTAAACCTTTGAATTGCGCACCACTTCCTATATTactaggtgagtgtcaagtgtgtgaaaaaCGTGTTACGTGTTAATTGTTATTAAAAATggaatattttgaaaatgctgagtcgagtgtgtactttatcgcactcgttctcatttaaatgaaatgtacttgaattacttgacatgaaatacttgaattgcttgaagtgacttgttaagtgaattaagtgaaaTGTTTAAGTGACTATTTATgttatggctgcataagtcgattggagtgaatctacTCGACTCTTAATTGAAATCGTGGGGGACACCCAATTCTCACTAgccaaccttggactcgagccggcacgGGTTTGGTCGGActccttggtgaaccatggGAAAACATAAGCATAAcctattgagagatcttgcttggcatactcgagtagtatcacctcaaacaaatgacaggcgggcccgatacaggggtatgtaacgGTGAACagggacatgataagtgaaaTTCTACGGACtataacctacccgattgacggggtgtcaactcgtggaggttttGATCGTACAAGTGAAAAATAGCTGTTGAGAGCTCCtctatccttgaattgtttctatttacttttctagcttgaattgttatttgcttgaatattattgttttactCGTCAAATGAGATTGTTACTTAAataacgtgcttgcatgtgtgttttcttggtcTCACGAGCAATTACttaccccgtagatttgtttttcttaacaggaatGGACATGGAGTGAAACTCGGAGAAACTCTTTGGATGTACTTATGTATTAAGGTTTCCAATGGAactgactagacattttggctgaTTGTATCTTTTGAGAATTGATGTACTTTTTGGGAATCTGATGTAAGAATTAGATAACTGTTGTATTTTGAATTGGTGGTGCAAGACTAGGATATTCggttatggaagcgacttttctttattagactTGTACTAATTGTTATGTATCGTTAAGATTGAATCGAATTGTCTTGAATCCTGGCTGGGCAAACGTCCtacggataccctttggttcgccttagggagaagtgggggcgtcacagaaacAGTTGAAATATTCCTTACTAGTTAGTAGCCCTATGTGTCAGACTTTGCAATAGAAATGTTGTTTTGTATTTTGGCTTTTCGACCATGAAAATAAATGAGTTAATTATCTTTTCTAAGTTGTGGCTAATTTTCNNNNNNNNNNNNNNNNNNNNNNNNNNNNNNNNNNNNNNNNNNNNNNNNNNNNNNNNNNNNNNNNNNNNNNNNNNNNNNNNNNNNNNNNNNNNNNNNNNNNNNNNNNNNNNNNNNNNNNNNNNNNNNNNNNNNNNNNNNNNNNNNNNNNNNNNNNNNNNNNNNNNNNNNNNNNNNNNNNNNNNNNNNNNNNNNNNNNNNNNNNNNNNNNNNNNNNNNNNNNNNNNNNNNNNNNNNNNNNNNNNNNNNNNNNNNNNNNNNNNNNNNNNNNNNNNNNNNNNNNNNNNNNNNNNNNNNNNNNNNNNNNNNNNNNNNNNNNNNNNNNNNNNNNNNNNNNNNNNNNNNNNNNNNNNNNNNNNNNNNNNNNNNNNNNNNNNNNNNNNNNNNNNNNNNNNNNNNNNNNNNNNNNNNNNNNNNNNNNNNNNNNNNNNNNNNNNNNNNNNNNNNNNNNNNNNNNNNNNNNNNNNNNNNNNNNNNNNNNNNNNNNNNNNNNNNNNNNNNNNNNNNNNNNNNNNNNNNNNNNNNNNNNNNNNNNNNNNNNNNNNNNNNNNNNNNNNNNNNNNNNNNNNNNNNNNNNNNNNNNNNNNNNNNNNNNNNNNNNNNNNNNNNNNNNNNNNNNNNNNNNNNNNNNNNNNNNNNNNNNNNNNNNNNNNNNNNNNNNNNNNNNNNNNNNNNNNNNNNNNNNNNNNNNNNNNNNNNNNNNNNNNNNNNNNNNNNNNNNNNNNNNNNNNNNNNNNNNNNNNNNNNNNNNNNNNNNNNNNNNNNNNNNNNNNNNNNNNNNNNNNNNNNNNNNNNNNNNNNNNNNNNNNNNNNNNNNNNNNNNNNNNNNNNNNNNNNNNNNNNNNNNNNNNNNNNNNNNNNNNNNNNNNNNNNNNNNNNNNNNNNNNNNNNNNNNNNNNNNNNNNNNNNNNNNNNNNNNNNNNNNNNNNNNNNNNNNNNNNNNNNNNNNNNNNNNNNNNNNNNNNNNNNNNNNNNNNNNNNNNNNNNNNNNNNNNNNNNNNNNNNNNNNNNNNNNNNNNNNNNNNNNNNNNNNNNNNNNNNNNNNNNNNNNNNNNNNNNNNNNNNNNNNNNNNNNNNNNNNNNNNNNNNNNNNNNNNNNNNNNNNNNNNNNNNNNNNNNNNNNNNNNNNNNNNNNNNNNNNNNNNNNNNNNNNNNNNNNNNNNNNNNNNNNNNNNNNNNNNNNNNNNNNNNNNNNNNNNNNNNNNNNNNNNNNNNNNNNNNNNNNNNNNNNNNNNNNNNNNNNNNNNNNNNNNNNNNNNNNNNNNNNNNNNNNNNNNNNNNNNNNNNNNNNNNNNNNNNNNNNNNNNNNNNNNNNNNNNNNNNNNNNNNNNNNNNNNNNNNNNNNNNNNNNNNNNNNNNNNNNNNNNNNNNNNNNNNNNNNNNNNNNNNNNNNNNNNNNNNNNNNNNNNNNNNNNNNNNNNNNNNNNNNNNNNNNNNNNNNNNNNNNNNNNNNNNNNNNNNNNNNNNNNNNNNNNNNNNNNNNNNNNNNNNNNNNNNNNNNNNNNNNNNNNNNNNNNNNNNNNNNNNNNNNNNNNNNNNNNNNNNNNNNNNNNNNNNNNNNNNNNNNNNNNNNNNNNNNNNNNNNNNNNNNNNNNNNNNNNNNNNNNNNNNNNNNNNNNNNNNNNNNNNNNNNNNNNNNNNNNNNNNNNNNNNNNNNNNNNNNNNNNNNNNNNNNNNNNNNNNNNNNNNNNNNNNNNNNNNNNNNNNNNNNNNNNNNNNNNNNNNNNNNNNNNNNNNNNNNNNNNNNNNNNNNNNNNNNNNNNNNNNNNNNNNNNNNNNNNNNNNNNNNNNNNNNNNNNNNNNNNNNNNNNNNNNNNNNNNNNNNNNNNNNNNNNNNNNNNNNNNNNNNNNNNNNNNNNNNNNNNNNNNNNNNNNNNNNNNNNNNNNNNNNNNNNNNNNNNNNNNNNNNNNNNNNNNNNNNNNNNNNNNNNNNNNNNNNNNNNNNNNNNNNNNNNNNNNNNNNNNNNNNNNNNNNNNNNNNNNNNNNNNNNNNNNNNNNNNNNNNNNNNNNNNNNNNNNNNNNNNNNNNNNNNNNNNNNNNNNNNNNNNNNNNNNNNNNNNNNNNNNNNNNNNNNNNNNNNNNNNNNNNNNNNNNNNNNNNNNNNNNNNNNNNNNNNNNNNNNNNNNNNNNNNNNNNNNNNNNNNNNNNNNNNNNNNNNNNNNNNNNNNNNNNNNNNNNNNNNNNNNNNNNNNNNNNNNNNNNNNNNNNNNNNNNNNNNNNNNNNNNNNNNNNNNNNNNNNNNNNNNNNNNNNNNNNNNNNNNNNNNNNNNNNNNNNNNNNNNNNNNNNNNNNNNNNNNNNNNNNNNNNNNNNNNNNNNNNNNNNNNNNNNNNNNNNNNNNNNNNNNNNNNNNNNNNNNNNNNNNNNNNNNNNNNNNNNNNNNNNNNNNNNNNNNNNNNNNNNNNNNNNNNNNNNNNNNNNNNNNNNNNNNNNNNNNNNNNNNNNNNNNNNNNNNNNNNNNNNNNNNNNNNNNNNNNNNNNNNNNNNNNNNNNNNNNNNNNNNNNNNNNNNNNNNNNNNNNNNNNNNNNNNNNNNNNNNNNNNNNNNNNNNNNNNNNNNNNNNNNNNNNNNNNNNNNNNNNNNNNNNNNNNNNNNNNNNNNNNNNNNNNNNNNNNNNNNNNNNNNNNNNNNNNNNNNNNNNNNNNNNNNNNNNNNNNNNNNNNNNNNNNNNNNNNNNNNNNNNNNNNNNNNNNNNNNNNNNNNNNNNNNNNNNNNNNNNNNNNNNNNNNNNNNNNNNNNNNNNNNNNNNNNNNNNNNNNNNNNNNNNNNNNNNNNNNNNNNNNNNNNNNNNNNNNNNNNNNNNNNNNNNNNNNNNNNNNNNNNNNNNNNNNNNNNNNNNNNNNNNNNNNNNNNNNNNNNNNNNNNNNNNNNNNNNNNNNNNNNNNNNNNNNNNNNNNNNNNNNNNNNNNNNNNNNNNNNNNNNNNNNNNNNNNNNNNNNNNNNNNNNNNNNNNNNNNNNNNNNNNNNNNNNNNNNNNNNNNNNNNNNNNNNNNNNNNNNNNNNNNNNNNNNNNNNNNNNNNNNNNNNNNNNNNNNNNNNNNNNNNNNNNNNNNNNNNNNNNNNNNNNNNNNNNNNNNNNNNNNNNNNNNNNNNNNNNNNNNNNNNNNNNNNNNNNNNNNNNNNNNNNNNNNNNNNNNNNNNNNNNNNNNNNNNNNNNNNNNNNNNNNNNNNNNNNNNNNNNNNNNNNNNNNNNNNNNNNNNNNNNNNNNNNNNNNNNNNNNNNNNNNNNNNNNNNNNNNNNNNNNNNNNNNNNNNNNNNNNNNNNNNNNNNNNNNNNNNNNNNNNNNNNNNNNNNNNNNNNNNNNNNNNNNNNNNNNNNNNNNNNNNNNNNNNNNNNNNNNNNNNNNNNNNNNNNNNNNNNNNNNNNNNNNNNNNNNNNNNNNNNNNNNNNNNNNNNNNNNNNNNNNNNNNNNNNNNNNNNNNNNNNNNNNNNNNNNNNNNNNNNNNNNNNNNNNNNNNNNNNNNNNNNNNNNNNNNNNNNNNNNNNNNNNNNNNNNNNNNNNNNNNNNNNNNNNNNNNNNNNNNNNNNNNNNNNNNNNNNNNNNNNNNNNNNNNNNNNNNNNNNNNNNNNNNNNNNNNNNNNNNNNNNNNNNNNNNNNNNNNNNNNNNNNNNNNNNNNNNNNNNNNNNNNNNNNNNNNNNNNNNNNNNNNNNNNNNNNNNNNNNNNNNNNNNNNNNNNNNNNNNNNNNNNNNNNNNNNNNNNNNNNNNNNNNNNNNNNNNNNNNNNNNNNNNNNNNNNNNNNNNNNNNNNNNNNNNNNNNNNNNNNNNNNNNNNNNNNNNNNNNNNNNNNNNNNNNNNNNNNNNNNNNNNNNNNNNNNNNNNNNNNNNNNNNNNNNNNNNNNNNNNNNNNNNNNNNNNNNNNNNNNNNNNNNNNNNNNNNNNNNNNNNNNNNNNNNNNNNNNNNNNNNNNNNNNNNNNNNNNNNNNNNNNNNNNNNNNNNNNNNNNNNNNNNNNNNNNNNNNNNNNNNNNNNNNNNNNNNNNNNNNNNNNNNNNNNNNNNNNNNNNNNNNNNNNNNNNNNNNNNNNNNNNNNNNNNNNNNNNNNNNNNNNNNNNNNNNNNNNNNNNNNNNNNNNNNNNNNNNNNNNNNNNNNNNNNNNNNNNNNNNNNNNNNNNNNNNNNNNNNNNNNNNNNNNNNNNNNNNNNNNNNNNNNNNNNNNNNNNNNNNNNNNNNNNNNNNNNNNNNNNNNNNNNNNNNNNNNNNNNNNNNNNNNNNNNNNNNNNNNNNNNNNNNNNNNNNNNNNNNNNNNNNNNNNNNNNNNNNNNNNNNNNNNNNNNNNNNNNNNNNNNNNNNNNNNNNNNNNNNNNNNNNNNNNNNNNNNNNNNNNNNNNNNNNNNNNNNNNNNNNNNNNNNNNNNNNNNNNNNNNNNNNNNNNNNNNNNNNNNNNNNNNNNNNNNNNNNNNNNNNNNNNNNNNNNNNNNNNNNNNNNNNNNNNNNNNNNNNNNNNNNNNNNNNNNNNNNNNNNNNNNNNNNNNNNNNNNNNNNNNNNNNNNNNNNNNNNNNTTATACGTTATGTACTTCTCCTTTCTTATCTCGGCATCTTTTTAAATTAGTTAATGCTGTATTTGAATTATGTCTCAAGGGAAGCAAGTGGCAACCTCTAATTCAAAACTTTAAGTCATTTCATCTAATTGTTGCTGGTCCTGTTTGTGCTGTATGAAATTATTGTCCTTTGAAGAAATGATAACTAGTAACTGGTATAATTCCTCAAGTTTCATCAATTGTCTAGCTTGGAAAAATGTCTTCCTTGGTGGCAAGTTAATTAGTCAAAACTACCCTGGTATCTTATAAAGACTTAGGTGGTGGACGAACttgatcaatttttgaatcAACACTGCTTCTTCACATGGCCGGCAGTTACCATTTTTCAGACTCCCTTGAATTTGAGAATAACTAAAACTGCTCTAACTTTGAGTTGATTGCTCCTTGAGTGTTTTTCTCTGATGAGTCTATACCTTGAAACTAATACCTTAGAGTGCGTACATTTGTTGGTTGCAGCTTGCCTGCAGTCCAGTTGCCCCCGAGTTAAGAGGTAGACGCCCATCAGAGAACCTGGGTCAATGCAAAGCCGCGGTGATCAGATGTGATCATCCTCAAAATGCAGATCTACCTCGCTACTATtcaaagaaggagaagaagccCTTCCCTGTTCCAATAGTTGAGTTGAGGAGAGCTGCCAGGGAAAGGTTCAAGAACAGCAAAGGCCAACCAAGAAGACCAATTCCCCCTCCGAAAAATGGCTTGGTTGTTAAGAGCCTAACTCCCCTTGCTTACAGTGTGCTAAATGCAAGAATAACGTTGATTAACAATGTCAAGAAGTTGTTGAAAGTGGTGCCCGTTCAAGGTTGCAAGTAATGTTCTGCCTAATTGCCACTTATTCATGTCTGTCATCTAGCATATTACTGGCCTTTTTAGAACTGCATAAATATTACTCCAATAATTTGAATGTCTAATAGTCTGAAGCTTGCCTTTTTATTTCCTTCATACAATTTGTGAATTTGATCCCCTATTATCCTTATGTTTCATTCACAATGACTATCTTAATTTGCTATTGACATTTCTTGAGACCATTGAGTCCTACAAGTCAAGATGTTTTTGGAACATTTATCTCTTATATAATGCACCTTCAAACTTTTTCCTGCAAACTTTTTGAGTTAGAATATGTCAAAACTAATGCAGGTGGTGCAATGAAATCCATGTGGGACAGTTTGGTCATCCATTCAGATCATGCAAAGGACCAACAGCCTCAATTCGTAAGGGAGAGCATGAGTGGGGAGATGCAGTAATTGAAGATATACTGGTGCCAATTGAAGCATACCACCTCTATGATCGTCTGCAAAGGCGTATCACACACGATGAGAGATTCTCGATCCCCAGAATCCCTGCACTAGTGGAGCTCTGCATTCAGGCAGGGGTTGATTTGCCTGAATATCCTACAAAACGAAGAAGAAAACCAATCATACGAATTGGGAAAAGTGAGTTCATTGATGCAGATGAAAGTGACTTGCCAGACCCTGTGACAGAAGCTCCCATGCCACGAATATTGACTGAAATACCTGATGGAGAAATTAATCCCCCTTCTAGTGCAGAAGAAATTGCTGTGCTTGCTGAGGAAACACTTCAAGCATGGGAAAAAATGAGGAAAGGGGCCAAGAGGCTGATGAAGATGTATCCTGTGAGGGTTTGTGGATATTGTCCAGAAGTGCATGTGGGTCCTAGTGGACA is part of the Coffea eugenioides isolate CCC68of chromosome 6, Ceug_1.0, whole genome shotgun sequence genome and encodes:
- the LOC113773665 gene encoding APO protein 2, chloroplastic-like — its product is MTLEACNFSEMCNGSQPVEDKIVVSVGDVIRLACSPVAPELRGRRPSENLGQCKAAVIRCDHPQNADLPRYYSKKEKKPFPVPIVELRRAARERFKNSKGQPRRPIPPPKNGLVVKSLTPLAYSVLNARITLINNVKKLLKVVPVQGCKWCNEIHVGQFGHPFRSCKGPTASIRKGEHEWGDAVIEDILVPIEAYHLYDRLQRRITHDERFSIPRIPALVELCIQAGVDLPEYPTKRRRKPIIRIGKSEFIDADESDLPDPVTEAPMPRILTEIPDGEINPPSSAEEIAVLAEETLQAWEKMRKGAKRLMKMYPVRVCGYCPEVHVGPSGHKAQVCGAYKHQQRNGQHGWQTAVLDDLIPPRYVWHVPDVNKPLARELRNFYGQAPAVVEICIQAGAAVPEHYKPTMRLDIGIPKDAKEAEMVV